One Gemmatimonadota bacterium DNA window includes the following coding sequences:
- a CDS encoding BCCT family transporter gives MHGPRVDRVIFWVALPLITGVSVPLVLFPVEGEALLSAAFGWLTRVLGWAYLWFTIAAFALLVYYALGKYGNVRFGGPDARPEFSLVSWIAMIFCAGIGASVLYWGTIEWVYYYTNPPFGLEPRSRAATEWAATYGLFHWGFTAWAIYCIPTLPLAYLFWNRGRPILRMSAACEGVIGERAARSLPGKFIDMMFMFGLLGGVGTSIGLSTPMISAGLSELLGVERGFWLDAAVVSTLGVIFGVSVYTGLQRGIRMLSRFNLWLTIALLAFVFLAGPTLFIIDTFTNSIGLLVQNFIKMSFYLEPVAKAESMISAAAGESGPASAGTFSEQWTIFYWAWWIAFAPFMGLFVARISRGRTIRELIGAEIIGGSLGCWMFFAVLGNTSLFLQLEGSQDLTGLVARNLTPEAIIATVVAVGDRVLPFAVPLLLVFVTLAIIFAATTLDSASYILASVATREQAEVREPARWHRCFWAVMLSFVSLSLMFVGGTESLRAVQSASLIVAIPLIAVLVLMTLSFIRWLKQDHGS, from the coding sequence ATGCACGGACCCAGAGTCGACCGGGTGATCTTCTGGGTCGCGTTGCCGCTCATCACAGGCGTATCGGTACCCCTGGTATTGTTTCCCGTCGAGGGGGAAGCCCTGTTGAGCGCGGCCTTCGGCTGGCTGACCCGGGTCCTGGGGTGGGCCTATCTCTGGTTCACGATCGCCGCCTTCGCGCTCCTCGTCTACTACGCCCTCGGCAAATACGGCAACGTGCGGTTCGGCGGACCCGACGCCAGGCCCGAATTCTCCCTGGTCAGCTGGATCGCCATGATCTTCTGCGCCGGCATCGGCGCCAGCGTCCTCTACTGGGGCACCATCGAGTGGGTATACTACTACACGAACCCGCCCTTCGGGCTCGAACCGCGATCCAGGGCGGCCACGGAGTGGGCGGCGACCTACGGACTGTTTCACTGGGGATTCACCGCCTGGGCCATTTACTGCATCCCGACGCTGCCCCTGGCCTACCTCTTCTGGAACCGCGGGCGGCCCATCCTGCGCATGTCGGCGGCCTGCGAAGGCGTGATCGGCGAGCGGGCCGCGCGGAGCCTGCCGGGCAAGTTCATCGACATGATGTTCATGTTCGGCCTGCTCGGAGGGGTCGGGACGTCCATCGGCCTGAGCACGCCCATGATTTCGGCGGGCCTGTCGGAACTGCTGGGCGTGGAAAGGGGGTTCTGGCTGGACGCGGCGGTGGTGAGCACCCTGGGCGTCATCTTCGGCGTCAGCGTCTATACCGGGCTGCAACGGGGCATCCGCATGCTGAGCCGGTTCAACCTCTGGCTCACCATCGCGCTGCTGGCCTTCGTCTTCCTCGCCGGTCCCACGCTGTTCATCATCGACACGTTCACCAACAGCATCGGGCTGCTGGTGCAGAACTTCATCAAGATGAGCTTCTACCTGGAACCCGTCGCCAAGGCGGAATCCATGATCTCGGCGGCTGCGGGAGAGTCCGGTCCGGCGTCCGCCGGGACGTTCTCGGAACAGTGGACCATTTTCTACTGGGCGTGGTGGATCGCCTTCGCACCGTTCATGGGGCTGTTCGTGGCGCGGATCTCCAGGGGCCGGACGATCCGTGAACTGATCGGCGCGGAGATCATCGGCGGCTCGCTGGGCTGCTGGATGTTCTTCGCGGTGCTCGGCAACACCAGCCTGTTCCTGCAGCTGGAAGGATCGCAGGACCTCACCGGCCTGGTCGCGCGCAACCTGACTCCGGAGGCGATCATCGCCACAGTCGTCGCCGTGGGAGACCGGGTACTTCCCTTCGCCGTGCCGCTCCTGCTGGTTTTCGTGACCCTCGCCATCATCTTCGCCGCCACCACGCTGGATTCGGCGTCCTATATCCTGGCGTCGGTGGCGACCCGGGAACAGGCCGAAGTGCGGGAGCCGGCGCGGTGGCACCGGTGCTTCTGGGCGGTCATGCTCAGCTTCGTGTCGCTGTCGCTGATGTTCGTCGGAGGGACGGAGAGCCTGAGGGCGGTACAGTCGGCCTCGCTGATCGTGGCGATTCCCCTGATTGCCGTGCTGGTCCTGATGACCCTTTCCTTCATCAGGTGGCTGAAGCAGGACCACGGGTCCTGA